In Salvelinus namaycush isolate Seneca chromosome 16, SaNama_1.0, whole genome shotgun sequence, the sequence TGCACTTTGTTCAGAAAAGACCGCATAAGGTCTATACAATGTGGACATAAGTGCTACATGACACCTGCCACTCATCTTGTTTTCCAATAATGTTAGTCACTTGTCTGACAATGGTCATGTTAGATATTTAACAGCAGTTTACGTAAAAGTGTACTTGTGTTATCATGTTCTGCTTATTTATACAAAAACTAGAGATGTTTGATTTTTATGTTCCTTTAAAGCAGTTTCCCAAACCTCTATCCAGGACCCCCATTCCAATTATTTGGTCTGTTCCAGACAGTattagcacacctgattcaagtaATCAAGAGCTTGATTATTAGTTGACCAGTTCAATCAACTGTGCTTGTTCTGGAATATACCAAATAAGTGGAATGGCAGGGGGTACTCGAGGAGAGGTTTGTCAAACACTGCTTTAGAGGGTGTTACTGAAATGGGTTTCATATTACTGCATATCATTGACTGTCTCCTTTATTCAGTGAAATGTTGCACCGATGTCTTTAAAAAATGCTACTGTTGTGCCTCTTGGGTGTCTACTCTATTGACTGGGTTTAAGCACTTAAGACATTATGAAAGGATAGAATTGATGTCTTATGAAATGTTTTGTTCCTTTTACCTCAACAACATGCTCTCCTAGATGAACAGATTAATACAGAACTCTGTCCTTTGGGGTTAGGGTATATCATTTTAATCTCTTTCCTAGTTACTTTGGCTCTAACTTGTGACATTAGATCTAAAGTGAAAATGTAGATTTTATTAATCAAATTGCTTGTTTTGTTTAGATACAACAGACAGTGACATTGATTGACCCATAAACTCTCTACCTCTATCTTATCCTATTACAGTACCCGTTTCTTTCTTGGCGTGGAGGTAACTGTTATGTAAAAATTAACAATCAGTACGGAATAACATCTCTCCTCCTTGAACATTGTTGTCTCTTTTACCAGTACTTATGTATTGTATCCTTTCCTGATATGTAAAGATCAGTTCCTTCACGCCCATGATGATTGTATACTTGTTGGCAGCGTTTTAGACAGACTACATTGCAGACGCCTGCCAAATCTCACAACACCTGGATAGGTGTTATAACATATcacctaaccacatcatatgatatagcaatctgagGCCCGACTGCGCAGTCAATTAAGtagcacgcaaccattggttgatgcaatgcAACTGTCTGAAATGTAGTCAGCCTGGAACGCGTCCTTTGACTACCTCAGAAAAGAGCAACTTGTAATTGCAGAGAAAACATTTGTGTAGAGTTTATTTTTGTCAGTTCAACGAATGCACACTTTATAGTAATAGATTTGAATTGAGGTTAGCTTAGCATATTGACGAAAGGATGTTATGCCCAATAGTTAAGTTCCCATCATATTGTATTGAATGAGGATTCCATTTAATTCAATTGCATTGTTGCCTGTAGTAAAATTAGCTGGAAGCGTTACTAGTATGCAGGCATCACATCCTCGTTAGCTCTTAGGACAAGGCTCTAGCTGTTTGTTCCATCACCCTATAGAAGAAGATACAAAACAAGAATTGCTGAACTGCTCTTATCATATTATCTTTGAAGCATTTTCTTATTGTATGAATGTAAACAATAAAGTACATATTAGATTGGATTGGTTTCTCGTTATTTTGTTATTAGGGCtcttgagtggcgcagcggtctaaggcactgcatctcagtgtttgaggcgtcactggttcgaatccaggctgtatcacatccgactgtgaatgggagtcccatagggacacaattggcccagcaccgCCCGAGTTTGGCTgtcgtaggccgtcattgtaaataagaatttgttcttaactgacttgcctagttaaataaaggttacgtaTAAAAAATCACTTGAACTATTTCCTTTATAGATGTAGTGTCATATCTTTTGGCATGAATCCGCTTCCATACATTTCCACAcaagaaaataaaaatatcaaAGTACAAAATTGCTGCTCATTTTATGAGTGAAATTATGTTGTGTAGCCACTATTTATTCACACACTGTGTCCTGTTTTGTTTACACAGACAGACCATGACAAGAGTACCTTCTCTGACTGATTATGTGGGAGGTCTTTACAAGTATGCAGTTTGTCCAGCGTAGGTCAGTACAGATTTCACAGGGGGTGACATTGTAAGGCGGCAGTGTAGGTACTGTATTAATGGGTGACATTGTTACGTTGCTATAGGTACTGTATCCGTCTCCGTATCCAGAGAGGTCAGTTCCCCACCGCTGCTGATCTTCTTGAATCTGTTGGCTGCCGCTATCGCAATGTAGTTTTTCTGTCAACAAGCACAGAAGCACGTTTACAACATAGTGAGCAGGGCAGTAAGGTTGGATGCGTCTCATCAACAATGGTTGGCCGGAAACAATTGACATGAAACAGCTGATTGCAGTGCAAAGAGGATAAAACTACCATAATGTGAACAATGTGTCTTCCAACTACAAAACCAACTAAATGAACCACACTGTGTGGTGGAGGAAATCTGTTGGACTGACCTTCCATAGTTTCTTGGCCAGGTATTTCTTCAGCAGGACCTGGGACTTCAGTACTATATTGCTGCCCTTGGCCTTCTCTGCAATGTTGTTGAGCCACGGATGTCTTAGACACTGTAAAGCACTCATTCGCCCTCTGGCCAAACAGGGAACAGGGTAGAAGTATAACTAATAAACTGTAATAATCATCACAATCATGAGTGTTATGATTATTATTTAAGCTTTGGCCCTCACCCCCTCTCCTTGACCAGAAGGTGGGAGATAAAGTCCTTAGCCTCAGCTGAGATGTGCTCAAAGGCCTCGTCCTCAAAAGAACAGTTGGCAGAGAGGACGTTGTTGAGGGTCTGGCTCTCATCATCACCCAGGAAGGGTGAAAGGCCACTTAGACTGCGGAGGATGAGAGGAAGGAAGTGCCGCATGCACATACACAGGGAAACAGGTCACAATGAAAGAGCATGCATGGTAGGGACATGGGGggtgaatcctaacttccacttaaGTCACATTTTTACttagtcatgcattgatgtcaatgggacaCGAAGTAAAAATGTTACTTACGTGGAAGTAAATTTGCCCCATACAACTTACGGTTTAACTTAGATGTTAGGGAATATGAGGCTGATATTTTAGACTCACAGCATATAAGTGACGACCCCTAAGGTCCACATGTCTGTGGGAAAGGACACAAAATCAAAGTTGACCACCTCTGGGGCCAGAAATTCAGGGGTTCCAAAATTGACTCTGAGCTTCTCCCGAGGCCTGTATCTGATTCCGAGGAAGaaagaaaatgtattttcaaGGTTCTTTTTGAGAGAGCTGCTACCAGTGCTCACAATAAATCCCCCAAAGTCACACCCACAGCTGAAGAGAGGCATTACCTTCTTGCCAGCCCAAAGTCGATAATCTTCACCTGATGGCCAGTTCGATTCACACAAAGGATATTCTCCGGCTGTGAACATTGGAGTGTGCAAATTCATTTGGATAAATTAACCATTGATTACTTTTCTtacaacaacacacacatggatgccTCTGAGTTATGGTGAGACTGACCACGCTGTGCTTCAAGTGGCAATTAAAATGTGCTTGGCATTTGTGACGGTGGTGAGCCTTGAAATCTGGAATGCACATCCAGTCCACCATACTCACTTTCAGGTCGAGGTGGAGGACGTACATCTGATGCATGTAGCTGACCCCTTCACAGATCTGCTTGACAAACACCATGGCGTCCACCTCGGTCAGCGGTGCGCTCTCATCCACAATCCTGTCAAACAGCTCCCCGCCTTCAACACTGCCACACACAGACATCAGGTTGACCAACTCCACTGGACCTTtctcccctttcccctttccATTGTGTACTTTTGATTGaggtatactgtatgtaatgcacTTTGTCTTTGTTTTAATAATGTATCCATATTTGTGGTGATTCAGTGTTCCATATCTGTCTCTGAGTGTCTGTACTTTGTACTTTAGTGTCTGCTGCCAGCAAACCAAATCCCCCCTCAGGAGATCATTAAAGTATATTAATTAATTGTTAATTTATTGATCCCTGTTAAATGATTTGTAGAATGTTTGGAAGCACTACAGTGTAATGGAGATCTTGCTAACCAATGACACTGAATAGCAGAGTGGAATATGAAGGAATAGTAGCCACTTACTATTCCAGAATTAACACCAGCTGGTGCTTGGCCTCAAAGGCATCGTAGAGCTGGAGGATGTTGGGATGACTCAGCTGGTTCATTGCCTGCACCTCGTTATTTGCCCTTTCCTGAGAGAACAACACAGGCAAATGTGTATGTGAACATAAAAATATgtacctcactcactcactcacctttTCTTTAGCAGTTCGTGTGTTGATTATCTTAGCTGCGAGCTTTAGTCCAGAGGATTTTTCAGTGCATTTGTGCACCTTGCCAAAGCGTCCGCTGAGGGAAAAATATGTTTTTCTTAACTCATTAACACACAAACCCAATAGCTATTAGATAACATCTGGGAGATTACTAGTTCTACCACTATTCCAGACCAGTAGGCTACAGATGTCAGTTTACCTCCCCAGCACCTCTCTGGTGTGGATGACGAAGGTGTCAGATGGGGGGTTGGATCGCAACGACACACAGCGGTGAAGGAAAGGAGCTGGCTGGGGGGGAACGTCATctgagagatagatagagagagagagattgggagggCAACACTCATTAGCGCAATGTCAGTACACGTTTCTGTATAATAGCATACTAATCCCAAAATTCTCAAACACACTAAGGCTTTTTGTGCACGGAAGTCAACATTCACCTATGACCTTATGACAAGTTTTGGTATGGGACTTGGGCCGGGTCCTTTCTGCTGTAGTAGGGACTACTATGATCTGTATTCCACTGGCTGCAACTGGACTAGCCCCTCCCAACACACTGCAGGTCTTCCCAACAGCCGGTCCACGGGCAGGGCAGACATACTGGGGCTTGGGCCTTGAGCTCTGGAGCCTGAACCAGAAAGAAGGCCAGCACaatcagagcagagcagagtagcaTTTATAATTTGTATGGTGGAAAGCAATGTGATTCAAATTGGTGGTGGATGTGTTGAGTTTTTCACATTTAGATATGATATCCAATCATTTATCATTTTTATTAGTATGTATGTTAGATGATGAGTAAGCGCCTTTACCTCTGCAAGGACTCTGGACAGCTGTACACTTGTCTAAGGGAGGAGCTCTCCACGGTTGGCATAAGGACAGCCAACCCAGACGGCTTTTTTGGTGCGGGGGCGGGACTTGATGGAGCAGCTGCTTGGTTCTCCGTCACTGTGGTCCTCGTCTCAGTCTTTGGAGTGTCCGCCATTAATGGGACAACCGCTACAGCTGGAACCTCTCTCATCCCACCCCTTTCAGTTTCACTCTGTCTGTGGGAATCTGCTGCCATTGGTTGACCTCTGACCCCCTGCTGGTTCCCTCCAATCCACTGCTCTCCAACACATTCTCTTTGCTCTGCTCCCATACCAGCAGACACCTCTTAATTAATATACAGTTatagtctgaagtttacatacacttaggttggagtcattaaaactcatttttcaaccactccacattttcttgttaacaaactatagttttggcaagtcggttaggacatctactttgtgcatgacacaaatattttttccaacaattgtttacagacagattatttcacttataattcactgtatcacaattccagtgggtcaaaagtttacatacactaagttgactgtgcctttaaacagcttggaaaattccagaaaattatgttatggctttagaagcttctgataggctaattgacatcatttgagtcaattggaggtgtacttgtggatgaatttcaaggcctaccttcaaactcagtgcctccttgcttgacatcatgggaaaatcaaaagaagtcagccaagaactcagaaaacaaattgtagacctccacaagtctggttcatccttgggagcaatttccaaacgcctgaaggtaccacgttcatctgtacaaacaaaattacgcaagtataaacaccatgggaccacgcagccatcataccactcaggaaggagacgcgttctgtctcctcgagatgaacgtactttggtgcgaaaagtgcaaatcaatcccagaacaacagcaaaggaccttgtgaagatgctgaaggaaacggttacaaagtatctatatccacagtaaaatgagtcctatatcgacataacctgaaaggctgctcagcaaggaagaagccactgctccaaaaccaccataaaaaagccagactacggtttgcaactgcacatggggacaaagatcatactttttggagaaatgttttctggtctgatgaaacaaaaatagaacaatttggccataatgaccatcgttatggttggaggaaaaagcgggatgcttgcaagctgaagaacaccctcccaaccgtgaagcacaggggtggtagcatcatgttgtgggggtgctttgctgcaggagggactggggcacttcaaaaaataaatggcatcatgagggaggaaaattatgtggatatattgaagcaacatctcaagacatcagtcaggaagttaaagcttggttgcaaatgggtcttccaaatagacaatgaccccaagcatacttccaaagttgttgcaaaatggcttaaggacaacaaagtcaaggtattggagtggccatcacaaagccctgacctcaatcccatagaaaatttgtggccagaactgaaaaagcgtgtgcgagcaaggagacctacaaacctgactcagttataccagctctgtcaggaggaatgggccaaaattcacccaacttattgtgggaagcttgtggaaggctacccgaaatgtttgacccaagttaaacaatttaatggcaatgctaccaaatattaattgagtgtatgtaaacttctgacccactgggaatgtgatgaaagaaataaaagctgaaataaatcattctctctactattattctgacatttcacattcttaaaataaagtggtgatcctaactgacctaaaacagggaatttttactaggattaaatgtcaggaattgtgaaaaactgagtttaaatgtatttggctaaggtggcttaaggtaaacttccgacttcaactgtatgtctatcCATTCATCTGGCAATGCTTTCTCTGTGTTCCTATCTATCATATAACTCATAAACACCCATCAAATCCATGAATGTTGGTCAGCTCAATCTAGCCAAATATAGGTCTTGAGCTCACAGAGTATGACATGACTATAGTCATACCACTAAAATGGAAGTGAGTTACCTTTCTTTGCAGGAGCGATAGGAGTCTGTTGCTTTGTTTCCTGGTGTCTGTTCGTCTCAAACTGATTCTGGGTCTCAGCCTGAGCATGAGAGAAACAGAGGCAGCTTGAGCATCTCACAAGGTGTGCCACTGACCAATCATCAACTAAAAGGCTTGTTTTATGTTTTGCCAATTAGAGATATGGAGTAGACACATATCCATGCAATGTATACACAAAACCATTCACACAATGAAGAAACATATTATAAGAGTACCTTTTCAGTGCTTAATGAATCACTGACTGGCAGAGATGCTGTCCTAAGTGACGCCTCGATGGATGTCACCGCTTGGTTCTTCATCACTGTGGTCCTTGTCTGAGTCAAAATCTTTTGAGTGTGCGCCATTGATGGGAAAACTGCTACTGCCAGCCGTGTCAATGTTTTCTTTGCATCTGTCTCTATCAAATAACACACCAATTGAATCCACCCTGGATTATGGTCACCTACATTTGGTCTAGAGCTCATTGAGTATGAATAGTTACCTTTCTTTGCTGGGGTGGTAGGAGTGTGTTGTGTCTTATCCTGCTGTCTGTTTGTCTCCAACTGATCCGGGATCTCATCCTGACCATGAGAGAACATAGCACCAGACAGACTAAAATGGTTGCTTTATGTTTTGTCATTTAGATATACATGTTTACCATGTTGACATGTATCAACATGGAAAAAGACAATGCAGTGTATACACAACCATTCACACAATGAGGAAACAGACTCAAAGTACCTTAGAAGTGACTAGTGAGGTCCTGGCTGGCAGATATACTGTCCTAGGTGATGGCTCAATGGGTGGGGCTGGGGAAGCTTCCTGGCAGGTGTGGGGGTTCCTTTGCTCCAGACCTCATTTACAAGACAAAACAGAATTATCCTCAAAGGAAATTGGACACAATTCCTACAAGCCtttgtcatcttcacagtagcaTGGACGTTGTTGTAACATCAACATTGTGTGAGCAAAATCATTGTAATTCATGTCCACTTCACAGTTATTCATCTCCTTTGAAATGCAGTTTGAAACTTTAATGCAGATACACGGTATTGGTTGAGACATTGAAACACTAAACCATGGGTCAATCCTGTAGTGAGCTCAGTCAAACTTAGCTTGTCAAAAACAATACAATCCTTCCGTGTGTCATTTCAGACCGATTGAACGTTACCTTTGGCCAGGGCATCTAAGGTCCTCTGCATCTCACCGATCTTCCTCTCAAAGTTCTCTAGCAGCCTGGACTGGGCCACAAGCTGCCTTTCTGTTGCCTCTGGCTGGCCGCTGTGCAGACTGCAGGTGGAGCAGACGGAGCAGGAACCTATTTGTCTGGAGAGGAGCTCATCCAACTTGTGAGTCAAGTTATCTACTTTGGCCTCTAGGACAGGTAGGTTTGTGGGGAGTGGGACAGGTGGTGTACACCGCACAGAACCCATGATGAACAGTGGTCCTCAATAGGCCTCCGCAAAACACAAGCCTCTAGACTAGAAGACATAGGCAGAGTTATCCTCAAGAAATGAAAAGGCTGGTTACAGATTATAAAAAAGTCAGGACAGTTGGTTACAGATCCCTCCAAAAATATAAAGGTTGGCACTCTTCAGGACTCCTCTCAGAGCTCTTAAAATTGTACCTACCTCTTAGATCAATGAAAGCGGTAGAAGGCAGAGTAGGAAGAATCTCAGATCAAGAAAGACCAGTATTGGTGAGAGTCAGACAGTAGGGGTTGGTCCTGTCCAGAGAGCAGAATGCCGCAGTGAGCTGGTTTGCTCCGTTATCTCTTCCAGCGACAGCCTCATTGTCCAGAAATAGGCAAGCGAGGGGCAAGGGCGCTGAGGGTTGGGAAACAGTAGCAGATAATGAAGGTATGCATGTCAGGCCAGACAGACGTCAAGAGGACATACGCAGTTCCTCTGATGAAGGAGAGCATGTGcacacaatattttttttatttgggcATAGAAGGCAGTGATTCAAATGTCTGGGTCTTGGCTAATCAAGTTACAACCAATCCTTTCCAGGCTTGGACCAGACTCCTAATTTGCATATTTATTGGTGTGTTAATAGTCTCACTAAACTATCAGATACGGTTCCCCCATAATACTATTCTCAATGAGCTGACTACTGAAATGACACAGTTTGGCCTCCATCCAACCAGTGTCTCAACCTCTGGTCCCCAAGATGGTTAGTctacaccagtggttcccaaactttttatagtcctgtaccccttcaaacattcaacctccagctgcgtaccccctctagcaccattgtaagcctgccacacacacactatacaatacatttattaaacataagaatgagtgtgagtttttgtcacaacccggctcatgggaagtgaGAGAGCTCTTAtcggaccagggcacaaataataatataataataatcaataattttgctctttatttaggcatcttacatataaaaccttatttgttcatcaaaaattgtgggtgtgcttgaaaggatgcacataaatcattttccacacacagtctgtgcctgtatttagttttcatgctagtgagggccgagaatccactctcacataggtacgtggttgcaaagggcatcagtgtcttaacagcgcaattttccaaggcaagaaactctgagctcagccctatccagaaatgattcaattcaattttcacagaaccgcttgttgcaatttcgatgaggctctcttgttcagatatcagtaagtggactggaggcagggcatgaaagggataacgaatccagttgtttgtgttgtccgatttgggaaagtacctgcgtaattgagcacccagctcactcaggtgcttcgctatatcacattgaCTTTGTCTGTAAGCTtaagttaatttgcacacaaaaaatcatataatgatggaaagacctgtgtgttgtccttgttaatacagacagaaaagagctccaacttcttaatcacaGCATCAATTTTGGCACgtacattgaatatagttgcggagagtccctgtaatccaagattcagatcattcaggcaagtaaaaacatcacccagacaggccagtcgtgtgagaaactcgccatcatgcaagcggtcagacaagtgaaaattatggtcagtaaagaaaactctaagctcgtctctcaattttaaaaaacgtgtcaatactttgccccttgataaccagtgcacttctgtatgttgtaaaagtgttacatggtcgctgcccatatcattgcataatgcagaaaatacacgagagttcaggggtcTTGCtataacaaagttaaccattttcactggtGTCCAacacgtctttcaagctgtcaggcattcccttggcagcaagagcctctcggtggatgctgcagtgtacccaagtggcgtcggatGCAACTGCTTTCAcacacgttaccactccactatgtctccctgtcatggcttttgtgccatcagtacagataccaacagatcttgaccaccaaagcccatttgatgtcacaaagctgtcctgTACTTTAAAAATGTCCTCTCaggttgtcctggtttccagtggtttgcagaagaggaagTCTtccttaacccttgtgttgtcttaagggtaaaaaatgatccgccactatgtttaacagcagaaaGAAAAcactaaattatattttttcaacttgaaatttgattacttttcctagagtgaccccaacattagaaaaagtgaaacatcgcctttgttcatatttccatgaaagctgtgcaccaccagggtacaaagattgttttagggtcatttttgacccggcagttataaaataatttacacgccacaaaaaccacaaagacacacaagcattcccgggtggcgcagtggtctagggcactgcatcgcagtgctaactgcgccaccagagtctcagaggctctgtcgcagccggccgcgaccgggaggtccgtggggcgacgcacaattgggctagcgtcgtccgggttagggagagtttggccggtagggatatccttgtctcatcgcgctccagcgactcctgtggcgggccgggcgcagtgcgcgctaaccaagggggccaggtgcacggtgtttcctccgacacattggtgcggctggcttccgggttggaggcgcgctgtgttaaagaagcagtgcggcttggttgggttgtgcttcggaggacgcatggctttcgaccttcgtctctcccgagcccgtacgggagttgtagcgatgagacaagatagtaattactagcgattgaataccacgaaaattggggagaaaaggggataaaataaaataaaaaataaaaaagacacAAGCACAATGAGAAATTTAGATTATGAGTGCTGCTGATTgaactcagacaaaactaaaactttattgtgcatgtgcagcatctcccctccatgaccccacacatgactcaagttcacagacaaaataaacaacatTTCAGTCAAAATGAACAACATTTCTGACAAAATAAATATTTCTTGAACGCATCGTTTACTAatggggaatgcagtcagaggctataaaTGTGCTACAGATGACAGTcccccagttctctctttgctgaagccatgagtgcACGTTTCAGTGCCCAACGGGTTGTAGATCTGATTTTTTtgtccaggaggaacaagagaacaatgatttagaagaggaggaggtatctgaagaagaagatggggaagaatacaacccagggcacgatgcatcatcttcagatgaagaagaaatcccccaagctgagagacatttttgtcaaagaacagcaaaataaAATGGTCCTTGTCACCACatgacaaccagggcaggatggcagcacaaaatgtcttaaggattaccccagggcccacaagacatgcagttgcccatgcccaggacatcgcctcaacattctacattttcatcacaccagccatcaaaaaaatcatcctggagatgacaGATTTGGAGGGTTTCTgtaaatatggagacaactggaaaaggatggatgagattgacctgcgtgcctacatagggctgctaatcttagcggatgtgtataggtcccgaggcaaagctacatgtagtctctgggatgcagagTGGAAGGGCGATTTTCTGTGCCACGATTccactgaaagtctttcacactttctcaagaatgcTACGATTTGATAACTGTGAGACAAGACCTGCAAGACGTGTGAGAGATAAACTGGCGGccataagagaggtctgggagaagtgggtggagcgtctaccatacctctacaaccctgggcctgaagtggatgagcaactggttccattcagaggtacatttttatATCTGTAGTGTAAGTGATTTTCACTGttaattgtattatgtattgctgtaatattattgatttatgtgattgttttcggtgacactgatactaattactgatagtaatctcttttttcaaaaggtcgctgtcctttccagcagtatatgcccagcaagccagcaaagtatggcatcaagatatgggtggcctgtgaCGCGCAATCCAGGTAcacttggaagatgcaagtctac encodes:
- the mylk2 gene encoding myosin light chain kinase 2, skeletal/cardiac muscle, translating into MAADSHRQSETERGGMREVPAVAVVPLMADTPKTETRTTVTENQAAAPSSPAPAPKKPSGLAVLMPTVESSSLRQVYSCPESLQRLQSSRPKPQYVCPARGPAVGKTCSVLGGASPVAASGIQIIVVPTTAERTRPKSHTKTCHKVIDDVPPQPAPFLHRCVSLRSNPPSDTFVIHTREVLGSGRFGKVHKCTEKSSGLKLAAKIINTRTAKEKERANNEVQAMNQLSHPNILQLYDAFEAKHQLVLILEYVEGGELFDRIVDESAPLTEVDAMVFVKQICEGVSYMHQMYVLHLDLKPENILCVNRTGHQVKIIDFGLARRYRPREKLRVNFGTPEFLAPEVVNFDFVSFPTDMWTLGVVTYMLLSGLSPFLGDDESQTLNNVLSANCSFEDEAFEHISAEAKDFISHLLVKERGGRMSALQCLRHPWLNNIAEKAKGSNIVLKSQVLLKKYLAKKLWKKNYIAIAAANRFKKISSGGELTSLDTETDTVPIAT